The following coding sequences are from one Schizosaccharomyces osmophilus chromosome 1, complete sequence window:
- a CDS encoding mitochondrial NTPase Obg family — MNYFGTRIVLQNRCASARPKVLRSFSSCQAFLANQNVSRNRLGRPGNHLKIGIVGMPNIGKSTLFQMLTKTNLGKPANYPFATIDPVSAKVPVPDPRYELLCERMKPEKRIPAQLTVYDTAGLVRNASKGQGLGNAFLSNIRTVDAIFQLVRAFPEPDVTHVEETVDPLRDLQIIQEELLLKDAEFVESFLKKESRSSKVPAKAKEVAKKVLQCVLDNGCPVSKCSWLDEEVPFLNSFNLLTAKPVVYLVNMDEDDFLQKNKEPLQRIEAWVKKHSTGDTILPLSVIFEEQLFLLSPEELEEECSNLHVSSQLPKIIQSGYSALSLMHYFTAGNSIVQAWTIPVETKAPDAAGAIHTDFKKKFVAGEITDFEDFQNYGTLEACKAIGKSVVKGKDYVVQPGDIIYWRIAR; from the exons ATGAATTACTTTGGTACAAGGATAGTGTTACAGAATAGGTGTGCATCAGCACGACCAAAAGTCCTTCGGTCGTTTTCAAGTTGTCAGGCTTTTCTTGCAAACCAAAATGTATCCAGAAATCGTTTGGGACGTCCTGGAaatcatttaaaaataGGTATTGTTGGGATGCCCAATATAGGAAAGTCAACACTTTT CCAAATGCTAACCAAGACGAACCTTGGCAAACCGGCGAATT ACCCTTTCGCAACTATTGACCCCGTTTCTGCAAAAGTGCCGGTTCCTGATCCTAGGTACGAGTTGCTATGCGAAAGAATGAAACCAGAAAAACGGATTCCAGCTCAGTTGACAGTTTATGACACTGCAGGGCTTGTACGGAATGCGAGCAAAGGACAAGGATTGGGAAACGCATTTCTGTCCAACATTCGAACCGTGGATGCCATATTTCAACTTGTCAGAGCCTTTCCTGAACCCGATGTCACTCATGTTGAAGAAACGGTGGATCCTCTTCGAGATTTACAAATTATTCAAGAGgaacttcttttgaaggatgCAGAATTCGTAGAGTCATttctaaagaaagaaagccGATCCTCTAAAGTACCAGCTAAAGCGAAGGAAGTCGCAAAAAAGGTTTTACAATGTGTGTTAGATAACGGCTGTCCTGTTTCCAAATGCTCTTGGTTGGACGAGGAAGTACCTTTTCTGAATTCTTTTAACTTGCTTACTGCCAAACCCGTTGTATATCTAGTTAATATGGATGAAGACGATttcttacaaaaaaataaggagCCTCTCCAAAGAATTGAAGCCTGGGTTAAGAAACATAGTACTGGAGACACCATTCTTCCTCTATCTGTCATTTTCGAAGAACAGctttttctgctttcgCCTGAGGAATTGGAAGAGGAATGCTCCAACTTGCACGTTTCTAGTCAGTTGCCCAAAATCATCCAATCTGGATATTCTGCTCTTTCCCTAATGCATTACTTTACGGCGGGAAACAGCATCGTTCAAGCCTGGACGATTCCAGTGGAGACAAAGGCTCCCGACGCTGCTGGAGCCATCCACACAGAtttcaagaagaagttTGTCGCTGGCGAAATCACCGACTTTGaggattttcaaaattatgGTACATTAGAAGCCTGTAAAGCAATCGGAAAGAGTGTTgttaaaggaaaagattATGTTGTTCAACCAGGCGATATTATATATTGGAGAATTGCACGATAA
- the iph1 gene encoding insulinase-like protein — translation MTAASPVKIVADKQTVPSLDDREYRLIQLENELEVLLIRDPETDNASAALDVHIGSQSNPKELLGLAHFCEHLLFMGTKKYPDENEYRKYLETNNGMSNAYTASNDTNYYFEVSHDALYGALDRFSQFFIDPLFLEECKDREILAVDSEHSKNLQSDDWRFWRLYGVLSHQDHVFNKFNTGNVKTLGDVPKDMGLDVREELLKFYDKYYSANLMKLVIIGREPLDTLQGWATEFFSPIKNKSVPRPRHPGSPYQEEQLRKICYIKPVKNLRRIDLLFPIPGQYSQYECRPADYVCHLLGHEGEGSYLAYLKQLGLGTSLVAGSITVTEDADIIVVSVSLTEEGLANYERVIRILFEYVQLLQHTTAHKFLFEETRIMSEAQFKTRQKTYASQYAHSVASKMQQSYPRDKIIYSASVLTNFDMDAIQDVIDCFRPDNFIVILSSHSLEKDFNQKEEFYGLEYLVEPLESSFLESLRTCKPPKELHLPAPNEFIPWSLEVEREPIKEKAKSPSLIRNDEFARLWHKKDDTFWVPKANVFIQFISPAARKSPKISIITSLYVRLVEDALNEYSYPAALAGLSFVLLPSSRGISLYLSGFTDKLHVLLEKVVTVMRDLRIHFQRFDIIKNRLEQELKDYDALEAYPRSSSVLTWLTEHPVWMNSELREAIKDVSIEDTYQFISEFTEQIFIESLIHGNYVKDDAKALIETAQNLLNPKPVFASQLTRKREVVLPEGSNYIYKTVVPNEQDKNSAIMYALQIAPMDDQKSGALTRLARQLMKEPSFSILRTKEQLGYIVFTLLRQSTPYIYLTVFVQSERSSSYLETRIRALLDHLKESFAQISEKEFNDHKTSLINFMLEKYTNLREESSMYWLRTADGFYDYTRLEKQAELVSSITKEELYEFFVNRIHYDGKLTNKLSVHVISQRCEDQEYEIPGAETIKNGNIFKESLPFSKAAAPIEPFSDIDEALFMN, via the coding sequence ATGACTGCAGCTTCTCCGGTAAAAATAGTTGCAGATAAACAAACAGTGCCAAGTCTTGACGACCGGGAGTATCGACTCATACaattagaaaatgaattagaGGTTTTACTAATAAGGGATCCTGAAACAGATAATGCAAGCGCAGCACTTGATGTTCACATAGGAAGCCAAAGTAATCCTAAGGAACTATTGGGACTAGCTCATTTTTGCGAACATCTACTATTTATGGGAACAAAGAAGTATCCAGACGAGAATGAGTATAGGAAGTACTTAGAAACGAATAATGGAATGTCAAACGCCTACACTGCGTCAAACGACACCAACTATTATTTTGAAGTATCACATGACGCTTTATATGGAGCGTTAGACCGCTTTTCTcagttttttattgatcctttgtttttggaagaatgcAAAGATCGTGAAATTCTTGCGGTGGACTCTGAACACTCCAAAAACCTTCAATCGGATGATTGGCGCTTTTGGCGTTTATACGGTGTTCTAAGTCACCAAGACCAtgtttttaataaattcaaCACGGGAAATGTGAAAACACTTGGCGATGTTCCCAAAGACATGGGTCTCGATGTTCGTGAGGAGCTATTGAAGTTTTATGACAAATATTATTCAGcaaatttgatgaaactAGTAATCATTGGTCGTGAACCATTAGACACTCTTCAAGGATGGGCTACTGAATTCTTTTCAcctataaaaaataagtcTGTTCCAAGACCAAGACATCCTGGAAGCCCCTACCAAGAGGAGCAACTTCGTAAAATTTGCTATATCAAGCCTGTAAAAAACCTTCGCCGAATCGATCTGCTTTTCCCTATTCCTGGACAATATTCTCAATATGAATGCCGTCCGGCAGACTATGTTTGCCACCTATTAGGACACGAAGGTGAAGGCTCATATTTGGCATACCTAAAACAATTGGGTTTAGGAACTTCCTTGGTTGCTGGATCTATAACCGTTACAGAGGATGCGGATATCATTGTTGTTTCCGTTTCCCTTACGGAAGAGGGTCTTGCCAACTACGAGCGAGTCATTcgtattctttttgaatacgTTCAACTACTTCAACACACGACAGCGCATAAATTTCTCTTTGAGGAAACTCGAATTATGTCAGAAGCTCAATTCAAAACTCGTCAAAAAACGTACGCTTCACAATATGCTCATTCGGTAGCTAGCAAAATGCAGCAAAGCTATCCTCGGGATAAAATCATATACTCTGCTTCGGTCCTTACCAATTTTGACATGGATGCTATCCAAGATGTGATTGATTGCTTCCGCCCTGACAATTTCATAGTTATTTTGTCCTCTCACTCTCTTGAAAAAGACTTTAAccagaaagaagaattttatGGTTTGGAGTACCTAGTGGAACCCTTAGAATCATCTTTCTTAGAATCGCTTCGTACTTGCAAGCCGCCTAAAGAGCTTCATCTTCCCGCTCCAAATGAGTTTATTCCTTGGTCACTAGAAGTGGAGAGAGAAcctataaaagaaaaggcgAAATCTCCTAGCTTGATTCGAAATGACGAATTCGCTCGTTTATGGCATAAGAAAGATGACACGTTTTGGGTTCCAAAGGCAAATGTCtttattcaatttattTCTCCTGCTGCTAGGAAGTCGCCAAAGATTAGCATTATAACTAGTCTTTACGTCCGACTTGTTGAAGATGCCCTGAACGAATATTCTTATCCTGCTGCACTAGCTGGACTTTCTTTCGTCTTATTACCGTCTAGTCGTGGTATTTCGCTATACCTTAGCGGTTTTACTGACAAACTACACGTTTTATTGGAAAAAGTCGTTACTGTCATGCGCGATTTGAGAATACATTTCCAAAGATTTGATATTATAAAGAACCGACTAGAACAAGAACTGAAGGATTACGATGCTTTGGAGGCTTATCCTAGATCTAGCAGCGTTTTAACATGGCTGACAGAGCACCCTGTATGGATGAACTCTGAACTTCGGGAAGCCATTAAGGATGTCAGTATTGAGGACACTTACCAATTTATTAGCGAATTCACTGAACAAATTTTTATAGAATCTCTGATTCACGGTAATTATGTCAAGGATGATGCCAAAGCACTTATAGAAACTGCTCAAAACCTTCTGAATCCCAAACCTGTATTCGCGTCGCAGCTTACTCGTAAAAGAGAAGTTGTCCTTCCTGAAGGAAGCAACTATATTTACAAGACAGTTGTACCTAACGAGCAAGACAAAAATTCAGCTATTATGTACGCTTTGCAAATCGCTCCTATGGATGATCAGAAATCTGGAGCATTGACTCGCCTGGCTCGTCAACTTATGAAAGAACCTTCTTTCTCAATTCTGAGAACTAAAGAACAGCTTGGTTATATTGTATTTACGCTTCTTCGTCAATCTACTCCTTATATTTATCTGACTGTATTCGTGCAAAGTGAACGAAGCAGTTCTTATTTGGAAACACGAATCCGCGCTTTATTGGatcatttgaaagaatCATTTGCACAAAtatctgaaaaagaatttaatGATCACAAGACAAGTTTGATTAACTTTATGCTAGAAAAGTATACAAACTTAAGGGAGGAAAGTTCTATGTACTGGCTTCGTACTGCTGATGGTTTCTACGACTATACTCGATTGGAAAAACAAGCTGAACTTGTGTCATCAATTACCAAGGAAGAACTATACGAGTTTTTCGTCAATCGTATTCATTACGATGGTAAATTAACGAATAAGCTCTCCGTGCATGTTATATCCCAACGGTGTGAAGATCAAGAGTACGAAATTCCTGGAGCTGAAACTATTAAAAATGGAAATATCTTTAAGGAAAGTCTACCTTTCAGCAAAGCTGCTGCACCTATTGAACCTTTTAGTGATATAGATGAAGCCCTCTTTATGAACTAA
- the mpp6 gene encoding nuclear exosome-associated RNA binding protein Mpp6 produces MSSKLMSMKFMQKARGIDPRQTEEELSKPIVTDEHWSLKKAPDAPSNKSACKFEYESSYGSLISESEDKGNTQETDGPAVAGRASFGLFNKELEGNKKESAENEENDEEQESDAPYKMEGLETTERERRNQERLSKMVRGKSSTQVKPKNDGHKKRKATDMDRDIISLDTEKSEATAKPKKKKNKSKKKKN; encoded by the exons ATGTCGTCCAAATTAATGTCTATGAAG TTTATGCAAAAAGCCCGGGGGATAGATCCAAGGCAAACAGAAGAGGAATTGTCCAAGCCAATTGTGACGGACGAACATTGgtcattaaaaaaagctCCTGATGCTCCTTCCAACAAAAGTGCCTGTAAATTCGAGTATGAGTCTAGTTATGGAAGCTTGATATCGGAATCCGAGGATAAAGGCAACACACAAGAGACAGATGGTCCTGCCGTTGCTGGAAGAGCTAGCTTTGGATTATTCAACAAAGAATTGGAaggaaacaagaaagagtctgctgaaaatgaagagaatGACGAAGAACAAGAGTCTGATGCACCTTACAAAATGGAGGGCTTAGAAACAACTGAGCGGGAAAGACGCAACCAAGAAAGACTCTCCAAGATGGTTCGAGGAAAATCAAGTACTCAAGTCAAGCCCAAGAACGATGGCCATAAAAAACGGAAGGCAACGGATATGGATCGCGATATTATATCTTTAGATACTGAAAAAAGTGAAGCGACTGCGAAGcccaaaaagaagaaaaacaaaagcaagaaaaagaaaaattga
- the gor1 gene encoding glyoxylate reductase, with protein MPSSSTKPSVLLVGSLPHAHKEWKALSEHADLKVFSDESREEFYKKCKTEFQDVKAIIRTFKSKFFMGIFDEEVIEHLPSSVKFICHIGAGYETVNVDACTKRGIRVANCPLAVDDATADTGIFLMLGAFRRFNQGLFSLRERRWNHDCRQPSHDPEGKTLGILGMGGIGRTVAKRARAFDMNIIYYNRHPLNEKDAGGAKYVQFNELLAQSDVLYLSLPLNKHTHHIIGKEEFKKMKRGIIIVNTARGPVMDEEALVDALKEGVVYSAGLDVYENEPQVHPGLIENPDVILLPHLGTNSLETQHKMETFSLENLKSGVVNDKLITPVPEQRDMQL; from the exons ATGCCATCCTCATCTACGAAGCCTTCCGTTCTTTTGGTCGGTTCTTTACCACATGCCCATAAAGAGTGGAAAGCTCTTAGCGAACATGCTGATTTAAAG GTGTTCTCCGATGAAAGTCGTGAAGagttttataaaaaatgcaaaaccGAGTTTCAAGACGTCAAGGCGATTATTCGTACTTTCAAAAGTAAGTTCTTCATGGGCATATTCGACGAAGAAGTCATTGAGCATCTTCCTTCGTCTGTGAAGTTCATCTGTCACATTGGTGCTGGCTACGAAACTGTGAATGTGGATGCTTGTACAAAACGCGGAATTCGAGTCGCAAACTGTCCTCTCGCTGTAGACGATGCAACGGCTGATACGGGCATTTTTTTGATGCTTGGCGCGTTCCGTCGCTTTAACCAAGGACTTTTTAGCTTACGAGAAAGACGCTGGAACCATGACTGTCGGCAGCCTTCTCATGATCCTGAAGGAAAGACCCTTGGTATCCTCGGTATGGGTGGCATTGGCAGAACAGTAGCAAAGCGTGCTCGTGCATTCGACATGAATATTATCTATTACAACCGTCATCCtcttaatgaaaaagatgcTGGCGGTGCGAAATATGTCCAATTCAACGAGCTTTTGGCCCAGTCTGATGTCTTGTATTTAAGCTTGCCGTTGAACAAGCACACACATCACATCATAggcaaagaagaattcaaaaagatgaaacgCGGTATTATCATTGTTAATACTGCCCGTGGCCCCGTAATGGATGAGGAAGCTCTTGTTGACGCCTTGAAGGAAGGCGTCGTTTATTCCGCCGGACTTGATGTATATGAGAATGAACCACAAGTTCATCCTGGTCTTATTGAAAATCCAGATGtcattcttcttcctcacTTGGGTACCAATTCTTTGGAAACTCAACATAAGATGGAAACTTTTAGCCTCGAAAACTTGAAGAGTGGTGTCGTAAATGACAA GCTTATAACTCCTGTTCCGGAACAAAGAGATATGCAACTCTAA
- a CDS encoding methyltransferase with rhodanese domain produces the protein MEKVAGLISKDTVRWVSFIAQGRLKCLDVRPRKEFQIRHLYGSVNIPSTSIAGCWFQLPAKQEGFVVLEQDGTYIDDEEGDSCSEQLRQKGWKIEGSIRANTEFWQWIEQKGLIEQGESKRLLFEPSPHFKETIPVIEESLSKSEARALDIGCGSGRDLAWLCSRESKIRYKVTGVDAEKRAIYRFSSLFETLGYEDRIEHRQIAKMDPVGKWKCYNIEGKRDTNIPELSTLDLVKLFGTFSVTESSLQDEKYDLVVQIRFLHRLLLTQTDQLLCDNGFLFLCTFVNDGIHDYEYPKGQEHRLELGEAAQLVRSSSPSMKILKEEIGFIEDGRPVQVLLAQKQVNAP, from the coding sequence atGGAAAAAGTAGCTGGGTTGATATCGAAGGATACTGTTCGGTGGGTGAGCTTCATCGCTCAAGGAAGACTTAAATGTTTGGACGTGCGACCACGAAAGGAATTTCAAATTCGACATCTATATGGGTCTGTAAATATCCCTAGTACTAGCATTGCAGGTTGCTGGTTTCAATTACCAGCGAAGCAGGAAGGATTTGTGGTCTTAGAACAAGATGGTACCTATATTGACGATGAAGAAGGGGATTCTTGTTCTGAACAGTTACGACAGAAAGGATGGAAAATTGAAGGATCCATACGTGCAAACACTGAATTCTGGCAATGGATCGAGCAAAAGGGCTTGATCGAACAAggagaaagcaaaagattgTTGTTTGAACCCAGTCCTCATTTTAAAGAGACAATACCAGTGATTGAGGAGAGCTTAAGTAAATCAGAGGCACGAGCGCTAGACATTGGATGCGGTTCCGGTAGAGATTTGGCGTGGTTATGCTCGagagaaagcaaaattcGATACAAGGTTACGGGTGTGGATGCAGAAAAGCGAGCCATTTATAGGTTCTCAAGTCTATTTGAAACGTTGGGATATGAAGACCGCATTGAACATAGACAAATCGCTAAAATGGATCCAGTAGGCAAATGGAAATGCTACAATATAGAAGGAAAGAGAGATACCAATATTCCAGAGCTTTCGACTTTAGACCTTGTAAAACTATTTGGGACTTTTTCGGTTACAGAATCCAGTCTGCAGGATGAAAAATATGACTTGGTCGTCCAAATTCGATTCTTGCATCGATTGCTCTTAACCCAGACTGATCAGTTACTTTGTGATAATGggtttctgtttctttgtACCTTTGTGAATGATGGCATTCATGACTATGAGTATCCCAAAGGTCAAGAACACCGGCTCGAGCTAGGGGAGGCTGCACAACTCGTAAGGTCTTCTTCACCTTCCatgaaaattttaaaagaagaaattggtTTCATTGAAGATGGCCGGCCGGTTCAAGTTTTGCTTGCTCAGAAGCAAGTCAATGCTCCTTAA
- the dpp2 gene encoding dipeptidyl peptidase produces MKFTLKGTQGKAVFKSISVSIFFLLTLVFLRYGILINNTGNNHKEPLNLEDIVLQKFRPTYKQIDWIYNEKYSDTFLVKENESLYLRDPFNLDELLFSDADLVYKDRRIVYDGYSVSADARFVLLYVNKTQRWRHSFTASYYLFDTIEKEVRPLVPEEETLRVSLAVWSPTGHRLAFVYENNLHVLTESKEIMRLTTDGNESVFYGLSDWIYEEEVLSSPSTIWWSPDARKLAFLRLNESATPIYQFPLYTSESDTSSFEFNYNKDIQIKYPKAGQPNPTVSLLFSDLESDDTYSLHSWNDHIFEETVVQNLLWINDSTTLVQFTNRNSTCKKADLLHLETKSISTVFSECLTDGWFEVQQCAKTLPENDPRYQMWTNGFFDIMPYQDNNHLAFIPFNESSPIFLTSGTWDVTEGPLSIDAFRVYLYFIGTLKDSSERHLYYVSLDDYEVHNVTDDGVQDGYYSTSFSPSGNFYVLNYQGPKIPWQELRSIQKSDFAVRIEDNKHLHKMLASYNLPQIEYGKLNVNNTILPYMERKPTNFNPSHKYPVLFFAYGGPGSQQVSKLFRVDFQTYLASHPDFEYIVVTVDGRGTGFSGNNFRQSVYQNLGVLEAKDQASAAEHWAHLPFVDRDKIAIWGWSFGGYLTLKTLETSNVLSYGMAVAPVTDWHLYDSIYTERYMNLPILNEDGYENSKVHNIEMLKEKKRFLIAHGTGDDNVHFQHVMHFMDQLNLANCYNYDMAVFPDSAHSISYHNASLAIYHRLSEWIFTAL; encoded by the exons ATGAAATTTACACTCAAAGGAACACAAGGAAAGGCTGTGTTCAAATCCATATCAGtctctatttttttcttgctcaCCTTAGTTTTCTTGAGATATGGCATCCTTATTAATAATACAGGAAATAACCATAAGGAGCCATTGAATTTGGAAGACATCGTATTGCAAAAGTTTCGACCTACGTATAAACAGATTGATTGGATATACAATGAGAAATATAGTGATACGTTTCTTGTGAAAGAGAATGAATCTTTATATCTTCGCGATCCTTTTAATTTAGATGAATTACTATTTTCTGATGCTGATCTTGTGTACAAGGATCGACGTATCGTTTATGATGGATATTCTGTTTCTGCAGATGCTcgatttgttttattataCGTGAACAAAACCCAGAGGTGGAGACACTCATTTACAGCTtcttattatttatttgataccattgaaaaagaagtgaGACCGCTAGTCCCCGAGGAAGAAACTCTGCGTGTAAGCTTGGCCGTTTGGTCACCCACAGGACATCGATTG GCTTTTGTATATGAAAATAACCTACACGTTCTCACAGAAAGTAAGGAAATTATGAGACTTACGACCGATGGAAATGAAAGTGTGTTTTATGGATTGTCTGACTGGATTTATGAGGAAGAGGTTCTATCAAGCCCTTCGACAATATGGTGGTCTCCAGACGCTCGTAAATTGGCATTTCTTAGGTTAAACGAAAGTGCTACGCCAATCTACCAGTTTCCCTTATATACTAGCGAAAGTGATACTTCAAGTTTTGAATTTAATTATAACAAGGACATTCAAATCAAGTACCCAAAAGCTGGTCAACCGAACCCAACTGTTTCGTTACTATTTTCCGATTTGGAGTCTGATGACACGTATTCGTTGCATTCTTGGAATGACcatatttttgaagaaacggTGGTACAAAATTTGCTCTGGATCAATGACTCAACCACACTTGTACAGTTTACCAATCGCAACAGTACCTGCAAGAAGGCTGATTTATTACACTTGGAAACGAAATCAATTTCGACCGTTTTTAGTGAGTGTCTTACCGATGGATGGTTTGAGGTGCAACAATGTGCAAAGACACTGCCTGAGAATGATCCAAGGTATCAAATGTGGACCaatggattttttgatattatGCCTTATCAAGATAACAATCATTTGGCTTTCATTCCTTTCAACGAATCTTCTCCCATCTTTCTGACTTCTGGAACTTGGGACGTTACCGAAGGACCATTATCCATCGATGCTTTTCGAGTATACTTGTATTTCATTGGAACGCTGAAAGATTCATCAGAACGCCATTTATACTACGTTTCCTTGGATGATTATGAAGTACATAATGTTACTGATGATGGTGTACAGGATGGTTACTACTCGACTAGTTTCTCTCCTTCAGGTAATTTTTATGTATTGAATTATCAAGGTCCAAAAATCCCTTGGCAGGAACTTCGTTCTATTCAGAAAAGCGATTTTGCAGTTCGAATTGAAGATAACAAACATTTGCATAAAATGTTGGCATCGTACAATCTGCCGCAAATCGAATATGGCAAACtcaatgtaaacaatacCATACTGCCTTACATGGAGCGAAAGCCGACAAATTTCAATCCTTCCCATAAGTACcctgttttgtttttcgcTTACGGCGGGCCCGGTTCTCAACAGGTGTCTAAACTTTTCCGTGTGGACTTCCAAACATATCTAGCTTCGCATCCAGATTTTGAGTATATAGTAGTGACTGTTGATGGTAGAGGAACCGGATTTAGTGGGAATAATTTCCGCCAATCTGTATATCAAAATCTAGGTGTATTGGAAGCAAAGGACCAAGCAAGTGCTGCTGAACATTGGGCGCATCTTCCGTTTGTTGACCGAGACAAAATTGCTATTTGGGGCTGGAGTTTTGGTGGCTATCTAACGTTGAAAACACTGGAGACTTCCAACGTGCTTTCGTACGGAATGGCTGTCGCTCCTGTTACGGATTGGCATTTGTACGACAGTATTTACACAGAGAGGTACATGAATTTACCAATCTTGAATGAAGATGGTTATGAGAACTCAAAAGTACATAATATTGAAATGCttaaggaaaaaaagcGCTTTTTAATTGCACACGGTACAGGAGATGATAATGTACATTTTCAACATGTGATGCATTTCATGGACCAATTAAACCTTGCAAATTGCTACAATTATGATATGGCTGTTTTTCCAGACAGCGCTCATTCTATAAGCTATCATAATGCTAGTCTTGCGATATATCATCGTTTGAGTGAATGGATATTTACAGCTCTTTAG